From the genome of Thermoflexus hugenholtzii, one region includes:
- the gmd gene encoding GDP-mannose 4,6-dehydratase, translated as MERKRALITGITGQDGSYLAEFLLEKGYEVIGMVRRTSTINFERIRHIQDRITLVQGDLLDQSSLIDILREHRPHEVYNLAAQSFVPTSFKQPVLTGEFTALGVTRLLEAIRLVDPTIRFYQASSSEMFGKVREVPQNENTPFHPRSPYGVAKVYAHWITVNYRESYGMFAVSGICFNHESPRRGLEFVTRKITYTAAKIKLGLAHELRLGNLEARRDWGYAPDYVRAMWLMLQQDEPEDYVIATGETHSVREFVELAFDYLGLDWKKYVVVDPALYRPADVDLLVGDATKARTKLGWAPSVTFEQLVKIMVDADLELVKQEYGIQEG; from the coding sequence ATGGAGCGGAAGCGAGCGCTGATCACCGGCATCACCGGACAGGATGGCTCTTACCTGGCGGAGTTCCTGCTGGAGAAAGGCTACGAGGTCATCGGGATGGTGCGTCGCACCAGCACCATCAATTTCGAGCGGATCCGGCACATCCAGGATCGGATCACGCTGGTGCAGGGAGACCTGCTGGATCAGTCCTCCCTGATCGACATCCTGCGGGAACACCGACCCCACGAGGTCTACAACCTGGCCGCCCAATCCTTCGTCCCCACCTCCTTCAAGCAACCGGTCCTGACCGGGGAGTTCACCGCCCTGGGGGTGACCCGGCTCCTGGAGGCTATCCGCCTGGTGGATCCCACCATCCGCTTCTACCAGGCCTCCAGCAGTGAGATGTTCGGGAAGGTCCGGGAGGTCCCGCAGAACGAGAACACTCCCTTCCATCCCCGCAGCCCGTATGGAGTGGCCAAGGTCTACGCCCACTGGATCACGGTGAACTACCGGGAGAGCTACGGGATGTTCGCTGTGTCGGGGATCTGCTTCAACCATGAAAGCCCGCGACGGGGGCTGGAGTTCGTCACCCGCAAGATCACCTACACAGCAGCGAAGATCAAGCTGGGCCTGGCCCACGAGCTGCGCCTGGGGAACCTGGAGGCCCGCCGGGATTGGGGATATGCCCCGGATTACGTGCGGGCGATGTGGCTGATGTTGCAACAGGACGAGCCGGAGGATTACGTCATCGCCACCGGGGAGACTCACTCCGTCCGTGAGTTCGTGGAGCTGGCCTTCGATTACCTCGGGCTGGATTGGAAGAAATACGTGGTGGTGGACCCCGCTCTCTATCGCCCTGCGGATGTGGACCTCCTGGTCGGGGATGCCACCAAAGCGCGGACCAAGCTGGGCTGGGCGCCCTCGGTGACCTTCGAGCAGCTGGTGAAGATTATGGTAGACGCCGACCTGGAGCTGGTAAAACAGGAATACGGGATCCAGGAGGGCTGA
- the rpsT gene encoding 30S ribosomal protein S20 has protein sequence MPNTRSALKELRKAERRRQRNRAIRTRVRTFVKYARQAIAQANLEAAQKAIREAYRELDRAARKGVIHRNTAARLKSRLMQQFNQTFGGAAQAAA, from the coding sequence TTGCCGAACACGCGTTCAGCCCTCAAGGAGCTGCGGAAAGCGGAGCGCCGGCGGCAGCGCAACCGGGCCATCCGCACCCGGGTGCGGACGTTCGTGAAATACGCGCGTCAGGCCATCGCCCAGGCCAACCTGGAGGCCGCGCAGAAGGCGATCCGGGAGGCCTATCGGGAGCTGGACCGGGCGGCCCGCAAGGGGGTGATCCATCGCAACACCGCGGCCCGCCTGAAGTCCCGGCTGATGCAACAGTTCAACCAGACCTTCGGCGGCGCTGCTCAGGCGGCCGCATAA
- a CDS encoding glycosyltransferase family 4 protein: MGERLRIALVGTYVPRPCGIATFTHDLAKAMAEAQGTSQGGAENPSPFLSTVQVVALTNPPQRYDYGPEVVFEIRADVPEDYRAAAAYLNQAPIDGVCLQHEYGIFGGPDGAYVLELVERLRKPLVVTLHTVLYEPSEGQRRVLIALARRADQVVVMAERARQFLVERYGVPAERITRIDHGAPAMPLEDPGPYKARLGLDGRRVLLTFGLLSPNKGIETMIEAMKRLVPHHPDLLYLVVGATHPEVRRRFGEAYRRFLEEEIARAGLQEHIHFVDRYLDREELLTFLMAADIYVAPYLAREQIVSGTLTYALACGKAIVSTPSWYAEEMLGEGRGLLVPFRDPEAMARALDQLLSNPEEWDRLRRAAYARGREMAWPIVGARYLELFRQVLERPRPGLRPAWLPARPLRLPAVRLEHLRRLTDDTGMLQHARFTIPDRRFGYCTDDNARALLFTVREWQRTGEASLLPLMEVYLAFLQYAWNPETQRFRNFMAYDRRWLESTGSEDAYGRAMWALGEAAAFGPEGIAEPAWTLFQEAWPGAWSLEHPRPWAYAILGGVAMLQRFPGDRRIRAGCLELTRRLEARFEAYARPGWPWCDDRVTYDNGILPAALIAAGYSLQEPRWMERGLVVLNWLVEIQTNPQGGHLSFVGNRGWFPRGGEKARFAQQPIEGAAMAEAAAWAWRATEDRIWLEVLERCVGWFLGWNDRGCALADLKTGGCRDGLEATEVSVHQGAESTLAWLLTLNLAHRFLRPSPEPDREAQPRALSLRRS; encoded by the coding sequence ATGGGGGAGCGTCTGCGCATCGCGCTGGTGGGGACCTACGTGCCCCGTCCGTGCGGGATCGCGACGTTCACCCATGATCTGGCGAAGGCGATGGCGGAAGCCCAGGGGACATCCCAGGGAGGGGCGGAAAATCCTTCGCCCTTCCTCTCCACCGTTCAGGTGGTCGCCCTCACCAACCCCCCGCAACGCTACGATTACGGGCCCGAGGTGGTTTTCGAGATCCGGGCCGATGTCCCGGAGGATTACCGGGCGGCCGCCGCTTACCTGAACCAGGCACCCATCGATGGGGTGTGTCTCCAGCATGAGTATGGGATCTTCGGCGGGCCGGACGGGGCGTATGTGCTGGAGCTGGTGGAGCGCTTGCGCAAGCCCCTCGTGGTCACCCTGCACACGGTCCTCTATGAGCCTTCGGAGGGCCAGCGGCGCGTGCTCATCGCCCTGGCCCGACGGGCGGATCAGGTGGTGGTGATGGCGGAGCGGGCCCGTCAGTTCCTGGTGGAGCGCTATGGGGTACCCGCGGAGCGCATCACCCGAATCGACCATGGCGCGCCGGCGATGCCCCTGGAGGATCCCGGGCCCTACAAAGCGCGCCTGGGCCTGGATGGGCGTCGCGTCCTGCTCACTTTTGGGCTGCTCAGCCCGAACAAGGGCATTGAAACGATGATCGAGGCGATGAAACGCCTGGTCCCCCACCATCCCGATCTTCTGTATCTGGTGGTGGGGGCCACGCATCCGGAGGTGCGCCGACGGTTCGGCGAGGCCTATCGCCGGTTCCTGGAGGAGGAGATCGCGCGAGCCGGGTTGCAGGAGCACATCCACTTCGTCGATCGCTACCTCGATCGAGAGGAGCTCCTGACCTTCCTGATGGCCGCCGATATCTACGTGGCGCCGTATCTGGCGCGGGAGCAAATCGTCTCCGGAACCCTTACCTATGCCCTGGCCTGCGGGAAGGCCATCGTCTCCACCCCCTCCTGGTATGCGGAGGAGATGCTGGGGGAGGGACGAGGCCTCCTGGTCCCCTTCCGGGATCCGGAGGCGATGGCCCGGGCCCTGGATCAGTTGCTCTCCAACCCGGAGGAGTGGGATCGATTGCGTCGGGCGGCCTACGCGCGAGGGCGGGAGATGGCGTGGCCCATCGTCGGCGCTCGCTATCTGGAGCTGTTCCGTCAGGTCCTCGAGCGCCCGCGGCCCGGCCTCCGGCCGGCGTGGCTGCCGGCCCGGCCGCTGAGGCTTCCCGCCGTCCGCCTCGAACACCTGCGCCGGCTCACTGACGACACCGGTATGCTGCAGCATGCCCGCTTCACCATCCCGGACCGTCGGTTCGGTTACTGCACGGACGACAACGCCCGGGCCCTGCTCTTCACCGTGCGGGAATGGCAGCGGACCGGAGAGGCCTCGTTGCTCCCGTTGATGGAGGTTTACCTGGCTTTCCTCCAGTATGCCTGGAACCCGGAGACGCAGCGTTTTCGGAATTTCATGGCCTATGATCGCCGATGGCTGGAATCGACCGGTTCGGAGGATGCCTACGGCCGGGCGATGTGGGCCCTGGGGGAGGCGGCCGCCTTCGGGCCGGAGGGGATCGCGGAGCCCGCATGGACCCTGTTCCAGGAAGCCTGGCCGGGGGCGTGGTCTCTGGAGCATCCCCGGCCGTGGGCCTATGCCATCCTGGGCGGGGTGGCGATGTTGCAACGATTCCCTGGGGATCGGAGGATCCGGGCGGGTTGCCTCGAGCTGACCCGACGTCTGGAGGCGCGTTTTGAGGCGTATGCTCGGCCCGGCTGGCCCTGGTGCGATGATCGGGTCACTTATGACAATGGCATCCTGCCGGCGGCGCTGATCGCTGCGGGTTACAGTCTCCAGGAACCTCGCTGGATGGAGCGGGGGCTTGTGGTCCTGAACTGGCTGGTGGAGATCCAGACGAACCCTCAGGGAGGACATCTCTCCTTCGTAGGCAACCGGGGCTGGTTCCCCCGGGGAGGGGAGAAGGCGCGCTTCGCCCAGCAGCCCATTGAGGGAGCGGCCATGGCGGAGGCGGCGGCCTGGGCCTGGCGGGCCACGGAGGATCGAATCTGGCTGGAGGTGCTGGAGCGCTGTGTGGGCTGGTTCCTGGGGTGGAACGATCGGGGATGTGCGCTGGCCGATCTGAAAACCGGTGGATGCCGGGATGGGCTGGAGGCCACCGAGGTCAGCGTCCATCAGGGCGCTGAGTCCACACTGGCTTGGCTGCTGACCCTGAACCTGGCCCATCGGTTCCTGCGCCCGTCCCCGGAGCCGGACCGCGAGGCGCAGCCCCGCGCCCTCTCGCTTCGCCGCTCCTGA
- a CDS encoding cytochrome c, with amino-acid sequence MPGLSPISLLLLIGGVLSATLVLAGILALLLPWLTREVQAAYGQAPAPARPAVAPVGEAPAAPAAPSQRIGPWPFVISGLALLVVLAVIFYPMPQPRGSAPAAPTEGSAPISAPATNPTPAAVALKGDAEKGKELFLGTCASCHGPDAKGLPGLGKDLTTSAFVRQQTDVQLLEFIKKGRPATDPANTTGVDMPPKGGNPALTDQDLADIIAFIRTFNPHQP; translated from the coding sequence ATGCCTGGCCTTTCACCTATTTCGTTGCTTTTGCTCATCGGCGGCGTCCTGAGTGCGACGCTGGTGCTGGCGGGGATCCTGGCGCTCCTCTTGCCCTGGCTGACCCGGGAGGTGCAGGCGGCTTATGGGCAGGCGCCCGCCCCCGCTCGTCCGGCGGTGGCCCCTGTCGGAGAGGCTCCCGCTGCGCCGGCCGCTCCTTCCCAGCGCATCGGCCCCTGGCCCTTTGTGATCAGCGGGCTGGCTTTGCTCGTCGTCCTGGCTGTGATCTTCTATCCGATGCCGCAGCCTCGGGGATCCGCTCCCGCTGCGCCGACGGAGGGAAGCGCCCCCATCTCTGCTCCGGCGACGAACCCCACGCCGGCGGCGGTGGCCCTGAAGGGAGATGCGGAGAAGGGGAAGGAGCTGTTTTTGGGCACGTGCGCTTCGTGCCACGGGCCGGACGCCAAGGGGCTGCCGGGGCTGGGGAAGGATCTGACGACCAGCGCCTTCGTGCGGCAGCAGACGGACGTTCAGCTTTTGGAGTTTATCAAGAAGGGGCGGCCGGCGACGGATCCGGCGAACACGACGGGGGTGGATATGCCGCCGAAGGGGGGCAACCCGGCCCTGACGGATCAGGATCTGGCGGACATCATCGCCTTCATCCGGACCTTCAACCCGCACCAGCCGTGA
- a CDS encoding GDP-mannose 4,6-dehydratase, whose product MRLLITGVGGFVGRHLTAALAQDTDWELWGWARRPVDGLPDRLQMMSVDLRNPEEVQRALARVAPEGIIHLAAQSDVAESWRDPWGTFETNVRGTLNLLDGLRALGLRPRVLIVTSNEVYGLVRPEELPIREEQPLRPANPYGLSKVAQDGLAAVYARAYALPIIRARPFNHIGPGQDPRFVVPSFARQIAWIEAGLQEPVLRVGNLEVQRDFTDVRDVVRAYRLLLERGEPGEVYNIGSGRPRSIREVLETMLAMAQVEVRIEVDPQRLRPVDIPVSVADTTRIRERVGWQPLIPFEQSLRDVLEEWRARAREARSRT is encoded by the coding sequence TTGCGCCTGCTGATCACCGGCGTCGGCGGATTCGTCGGACGACACCTAACTGCCGCCCTGGCCCAGGACACGGACTGGGAGCTCTGGGGCTGGGCGCGACGGCCCGTCGACGGGCTGCCCGATCGCTTGCAGATGATGTCCGTGGACCTGCGCAACCCGGAGGAGGTGCAGCGCGCCCTCGCCCGGGTGGCTCCGGAGGGCATCATCCATCTCGCCGCCCAGTCAGACGTGGCGGAATCCTGGCGGGATCCATGGGGGACCTTCGAAACCAACGTGCGGGGGACGCTGAATCTCCTGGATGGCTTGCGGGCCCTGGGCCTGCGGCCTCGGGTCCTCATTGTGACCTCTAATGAGGTATATGGCCTCGTCCGGCCCGAGGAGCTCCCCATTCGGGAGGAGCAGCCCCTGCGACCGGCCAACCCCTACGGCCTCAGCAAAGTCGCCCAGGACGGGCTGGCCGCCGTGTATGCGAGGGCCTACGCCCTGCCCATCATCCGGGCCCGCCCGTTCAATCACATCGGGCCAGGGCAGGACCCCCGCTTCGTGGTGCCCTCCTTCGCCCGGCAAATCGCCTGGATCGAGGCCGGCCTCCAGGAGCCCGTCCTGCGGGTGGGCAACCTGGAGGTCCAGCGGGATTTCACCGACGTGCGGGATGTGGTCCGGGCCTACCGGCTGCTCCTGGAACGCGGGGAGCCCGGGGAGGTTTACAACATCGGCTCCGGACGCCCCCGCTCCATCCGGGAGGTGCTGGAAACCATGCTGGCCATGGCTCAGGTGGAGGTGCGCATCGAGGTAGACCCTCAACGCCTCCGGCCGGTGGACATCCCCGTCAGCGTGGCGGACACCACCCGGATTCGGGAGCGGGTCGGCTGGCAACCCCTCATCCCCTTCGAGCAATCCCTGCGGGACGTGCTGGAGGAGTGGCGGGCGCGCGCCCGGGAGGCGCGCTCCCGCACCTGA
- the argS gene encoding arginine--tRNA ligase: protein MILSAYREWASEQVRRALRTLGLPEPSGIEWRDLPFDYTWGMATPLAMQLAAQEKKSRPDLNVPARAQEIAERLAEQLRETLRADPRFQRVEAVRGYLNLYFNPSQVARSVIETVLREGPDYGRGAPKGERVMVEFSQPNTHKAFHIGHLRNAVLGDALSRILDFAGFEVIRATYPGDIGAHVIKCLWGYLRFHRGEEPAERRGAWLGQVYAEAEARLEEADAYRREVVRFLLTAFREEGVTPWVRDFLLTRLSEAMAAHAASGPVGQKDAAVLIRAMAMGELPDLDAVADKDWLWSLWEAMGRWLSELEEKARVRRGKGGEADRQAVAWLQARYREIGHRPEEWNYEKELRALYARWEARDPELIELWRRTREWSLEEFQRIYEELGITFDVWFFESEVEEEGKRIVEELIARGIATDLRPHGPVVVEIDRLLGQEGKEEYRTLVILRSDGTTLYSTKDLALAKRKFEQYRIDRSIYVVDVRQSLYFKQIFKILELWGFPQASKCYHLAYEMVTLPGGKMSSRAGTVVLYEDFAAEARERARQIVEEKNPELPPERKAEIARAVALGVMKYSMLSVDNNKVIVFDWDAALNLEGQTGPYLQYAHARACRILEKAEAPVTLDGDHIFETLEPQEVALIEAIAAFPDLVQAAAERYKPLLIANYVFDLARAFNEFYRDCPVLTAPSPIREGRLALVAAARQTLANALRLLGIPAPEIL, encoded by the coding sequence ATGATCCTCTCCGCGTATCGGGAGTGGGCTTCCGAGCAGGTCCGCCGCGCCCTGCGGACCCTGGGTCTCCCGGAGCCTTCAGGGATCGAGTGGCGGGATCTCCCCTTTGATTACACCTGGGGAATGGCGACCCCCCTGGCGATGCAGCTGGCCGCTCAGGAGAAGAAGAGCCGGCCGGACCTGAACGTCCCCGCCCGGGCTCAGGAGATCGCCGAGCGTCTGGCGGAGCAGCTGCGGGAGACCCTTCGCGCGGATCCCCGCTTCCAGCGGGTGGAGGCGGTGCGGGGTTATCTCAACCTCTATTTCAACCCTTCCCAGGTCGCCCGCTCGGTCATCGAGACCGTCCTCCGGGAGGGGCCGGACTACGGCCGGGGGGCTCCGAAGGGGGAGCGGGTGATGGTGGAGTTCTCCCAGCCCAACACCCACAAGGCTTTCCACATCGGCCATCTGCGCAACGCGGTGCTGGGCGATGCGCTCTCCCGCATCCTGGATTTCGCCGGCTTCGAGGTGATCCGGGCGACCTATCCGGGGGACATCGGCGCCCATGTGATCAAGTGCCTGTGGGGCTATCTGCGTTTTCACCGGGGGGAGGAGCCGGCGGAGCGGCGGGGCGCCTGGCTGGGCCAGGTCTATGCGGAGGCCGAGGCCCGCCTGGAGGAGGCCGACGCCTACCGTCGGGAGGTGGTGCGCTTTCTGTTGACGGCTTTCCGGGAGGAAGGCGTCACGCCCTGGGTGCGGGATTTCCTGCTGACTCGCCTCTCCGAGGCCATGGCGGCCCATGCCGCCTCCGGCCCCGTCGGCCAGAAGGACGCAGCGGTTCTCATCCGGGCGATGGCGATGGGGGAGCTGCCGGACCTCGACGCCGTGGCGGATAAGGACTGGCTGTGGTCCCTCTGGGAGGCGATGGGTCGGTGGTTGAGCGAGCTGGAGGAGAAGGCCCGGGTCCGGCGGGGGAAGGGCGGCGAGGCGGACCGGCAGGCGGTGGCGTGGCTCCAGGCCCGCTATCGGGAGATCGGCCATCGTCCCGAAGAGTGGAATTACGAGAAAGAGCTGCGGGCCCTCTACGCTCGCTGGGAGGCCCGGGATCCAGAGCTCATCGAGCTGTGGCGGCGGACCCGAGAGTGGAGCCTGGAGGAGTTCCAGCGGATCTATGAGGAGCTGGGGATCACCTTCGACGTCTGGTTCTTCGAGAGCGAGGTTGAGGAGGAGGGCAAGCGCATCGTGGAGGAGCTGATCGCCCGTGGCATCGCCACCGATCTGCGCCCCCACGGCCCGGTGGTGGTGGAGATCGACCGGCTCCTGGGACAGGAAGGGAAAGAGGAGTATCGCACCCTGGTGATCCTGCGCAGCGATGGCACCACGCTCTATTCCACCAAAGACCTCGCTCTGGCCAAGCGCAAGTTCGAGCAATATCGCATCGATCGCTCCATCTACGTGGTCGACGTCCGCCAGTCCCTTTATTTCAAGCAGATCTTCAAGATCCTGGAGCTGTGGGGCTTCCCTCAGGCAAGCAAGTGCTATCATCTGGCCTATGAGATGGTCACCCTGCCCGGCGGGAAGATGTCCTCCCGCGCGGGGACGGTGGTGCTCTATGAGGATTTCGCGGCGGAGGCCCGGGAGCGGGCGCGACAGATCGTGGAGGAGAAGAACCCGGAGTTGCCGCCGGAGCGAAAGGCGGAGATCGCCCGCGCCGTCGCCCTGGGGGTGATGAAATACAGCATGCTCAGCGTGGACAACAACAAGGTCATCGTCTTCGACTGGGATGCGGCCCTCAACCTGGAAGGGCAAACGGGGCCGTATCTCCAGTATGCCCACGCCCGGGCGTGCCGGATCCTGGAGAAGGCGGAAGCCCCCGTGACCCTCGATGGGGATCACATCTTTGAGACCCTGGAGCCCCAGGAGGTGGCCCTGATCGAGGCCATCGCCGCGTTCCCGGATTTAGTTCAAGCAGCGGCGGAGCGCTACAAGCCCCTTCTGATCGCCAACTATGTCTTCGATCTCGCCCGGGCGTTTAACGAATTCTATCGGGACTGCCCGGTCCTGACCGCCCCTTCCCCCATCCGGGAAGGCCGTCTGGCGCTGGTGGCCGCTGCCCGCCAGACCCTGGCCAACGCCCTCCGGCTCCTGGGGATCCCGGCCCCCGAGATCCTCTGA